The Hoplias malabaricus isolate fHopMal1 chromosome 9, fHopMal1.hap1, whole genome shotgun sequence genome contains a region encoding:
- the ovol1a gene encoding putative transcription factor Ovo-like 1a, with protein MPRAFLVKKPSVSPGKRKWSDLPDHERGDIYIPVSMTPPVLWDEKEASTAEVALCLSTRKEHIMCTQKYFQDPRTVISTAELPSCTTLGQHPCPESEHIRSSQNVSYIRSKIKVTTGEPLSETLPTIQSTTTHSSDAVENPCPTASPGITSAPGGRYMCQVCQKVFQFQRMLNRHLKCHSDQKRHLCSFCGKGFNDTFDLKRHVRTHTGVRPYKCNKCEKAFTQRCSLESHMKKIHGVTLQYAYKERRTKLYVCEECGHTACTQDALLRHLHTQHPNSAFLRAKGVRRQSGTAGGAVQEENSLPGSPLSLNSDDTAGSSGR; from the exons atgccTCGAGCTTTCCTCGTAAAAAAGCCCAGTGTTTCACCGGGAAAGAGAAAATGGAGCGATCTGCCAGACCACGAGCGAGGAGACATCTACATCCCAG TTTCTATGACCCCTCCTGTTCTATGGGACGAGAAAGAGGCCAGTACAGCTGAAGTAGCCCTGTGTCTTTCCACTCGCAAAGAACACATCATGTGCACACAGAAATACTTCCAGGACCCACGCACAGTTATTTCTACAGCTGAGCTACCCTCCTGTACCACTCTAGGACAGCACCCCTGTCCAGAGTCCGAACATATCAGGAGTTCACAAAACGTCTCGTACATCCGCTCTAAAATCAAG gTGACCACTGGTGAACCCCTCTCAGAAACTCTGCCCACCATTCAAAGTACAACCACACATTCATCTGATGCTGTGGAAAACCCATGCCCCACAGCCAGCCCTGGCATCACTTCAGCACCTGGAGGAAGATACATGTGTCAGGTGTGCCAGAAGGTGTTCCAGTTCCAGCGTATGCTCAACAGACACCTAAAATGCCACAGCGATCAGAAGAGGCATCTTTGTAGTTTCTGTGGCAAGGGCTTCAATGACACCTTTGACCTGAAGAGGCATGTCCGCACACATACCG GAGTTCGTCCATATAAGTGTAATAAGTGTGAGAAAGCTTTCACCCAGCGCTGCTCTCTGGAGTCCCACATGAAAAAGATCCATGGTGTAACACTGCAGTACGCCTACAAGGAACGTCGCACAAAGCTTTATGTGTGTGAAGAGTGCGGACACACCGCCTGTACACAAGATGCACTCCTGCGCCACCTGCACACTCAGCATCCAAACAGTGCCTTTTTGAGGGCCAAGGGCGTACGCAGACAGTCGGGGACAGCAGGTGGCGCTGTTCAGGAGGAAAACTCCCTGCCTGGGTCTCCTTTATCCTTAAACAGTGATGATACAGCAGGGTCCAGTGGAAGGTAG